In Ctenopharyngodon idella isolate HZGC_01 chromosome 1, HZGC01, whole genome shotgun sequence, a single genomic region encodes these proteins:
- the med28 gene encoding mediator of RNA polymerase II transcription subunit 28, protein MASSMGGMFTGQQPSGSHPPTGPGGPGQPGLLTGPPGNRGANNTLVDELEASFEACFASLVSQDYVNGTDQEEIRTGVDQCIQKFLDVARQTECFFLQKRLQLSVQKPEQVEKEDASELKNELQRKEMLIQKHLAKIHHWQQVLEDINVQHKKPTELPQGPLAFLEQASANLPAPMKPN, encoded by the exons ATGGCGTCGTCCATGGGCGGAATGTTCACTGGTCAGCAGCCTTCTGGATCTCATCCGCCTACAGGTCCTGGCGGTCCAGGTCAACCCGGGCTTCTAACAGGCCCTCCCGGTAATAGAGGGGCAAATAACACTTTAGTAGATGAACTGGAAGCTTCTTTCGAG GCGTGTTTTGCATCTCTTGTCAGTCAAGACTATGTGAATGGGACCGACCAGGAAGAAATTCGGActg GGGTTGATCAGTGTATACAGAAGTTTCTGGATGTGGCCAGACAGACTGAATGTTTCTTCCTTCAGAAGAGACTGCAGCTGTCTGTACAAAAACCAGAACAGGTGGAAAAAGAG GATGCATCAGAACTGAAGAATGAACTCCAGAGGAAGGAGATGCTGATTCAGAAACACCTCGCTAAGATCCATCATTGGCAGCAGGTGCTGGAGGACATCAACGTCCAGCACAAGAAGCCCACAGAACTGCCACAGGGTCCACTGGCCTTCCTGGAGCAGGCCTCAGCAAACCTCCCCGCTCCCATGAAACCAAACTGA